Within Primulina tabacum isolate GXHZ01 chromosome 5, ASM2559414v2, whole genome shotgun sequence, the genomic segment TGCTTTTGTTGAACTCAATTCTTTTGAAAGGAGGACCTAAGTTTTCAATGAAAAAATTGAGCCTTGGTAGCTTTCTAGCTGGCCTTCTAAAGTTTACCAAATAATTTGGGCACGTGATAATTCACTCACTGAAATGCACCTAACATGTCTCCATGACTCATGAGTAGGACTTTTGCTACTAAACGTGGAATTTAAGCAGATACTAGTACTACTCTTCTATAAACAAACTTAAAAATGTCTAATATCCTTTACTTGTTATGTAGAGATTCCAATAAGGTATTAATTAGACATTCCTTGCCATGTTCAGGAGATTGATTATACTAAAGAAGCTGCTAATGCTGAGAAATTTGCAAACAACTTTAAAGATATGGATTACGTGAAAGTCCCAACAATTGATTGGGAATACACAACCCCACAGGTTCAAACGTGTGGAAAGCATAAAATTTCAGTGTTAACTGCACTATTCTTGatgaaatattattaatttgcatAGCTTCTCCATGTTCCATAGATTCTAACGATGGAATATGTTCCTGGAATCAAAATAAACCGGATACAAGCTCTAGATCAGTTGGGTGTTGATCGCAAACGGTATGATTCTTGTAAATTAAACTTCAAAGCAGACTTATTCTTGCACTTCCATGTTCAATTCTCACAGTGATTTTTATGTATAATGTTCATCAGGTTGGgccgttatgctgttgaatCTTACCTGGAGCAGATTTTGTCCCATGGGTTTTTCCATGCTGATCCAGTGAGTGGTCCTCAAATCTATTCATTCTTGAATGCTTTGTAAAGAATTTCCTCTCACCTCATTAATTACACTATGCTTATGAGTACTTGCTTCGTATAATTGATTTTCTTAAAAGTTGGATTTCCTGGCATCACCTATTTCTTCTCTAGTATTTTGGGTCCATATCCCAGAGATAGATTCTCTATTGCATGCACCCATATAAATTTTCTGAAATTACTTGCTTCAGGATCAACCTTGTGAAATTACTCCCTGTTTTATCTACGATGTCAATTTTCATTCTTTTTGCAGCATCCTGGAAACATTGCTGTGGATGATGTCAATGGTGGAAGATTGATCTTTTATGACTTTGGAATGATGGGAAGGTGAATTTTCTGTCGTGCTTTCTGCATGTAGAAATATGTTTCCTGGCTTAGAATTATCAAGTCAATGTGATCTCTATGGAAATATGATACCCTGGCCCTAACTTTGTGCAGTATAAGTCCAAACATCAGAGAAGGCTTGCTGGAGGTTTTTTATGGAGTTTATGAGAAAGACGCTGAAAAGGTGATTGTTCTAAATTTTGCGACGTGTTGTCTCTAATTATGTGCCTGACTGTTAGCTAAGAGAATGCATGACAGCTGATTATGTATCTTGTTTGTTCCATTGAAGAAAATGCATGAATCTGCTGCAGGTTATTCAAGCAATGGTTCAAATGGGTGTACTAGTACCTACGGGAGATAAGACTGCTGTCAGACGAACTGCACAGTTCTTTCTGAACAGGTTTTTGTTGGCTCATACATagatctttttgttttttgtttctctgatttttttcaaacctaAAAGCACACATATATTTCCTTTAGACTCTCTTGTTCATGTAGCAGCACCAATGCCTCAGTAAAACATTTTACCAGAAGCTGAAATGCAAGAATTCCACCATCTTAATTTGAGTTTAAGACCATTCAAATCTTAGCCAGATAATATCAATTGCTTGGCTGGAAACTAGATTTCGTTTGATGCTTAATATGATGAATGTATTGCTCATAAGCTTGTCATATTGAAAGATATGCACGAATGACCCAACAAGAAGTTGAGGACTGTGAATTGAGCTTTGTGGTTGATTCACATGTTGGACTTGCATATTTTATGAGAGATTAAGTTTTGGGTTTACTAGTGGTGCATCTTTTTTTCAGATGTATGTTTTTTGCCATTTATGgcaaaagattttatgactggTGTTTGCCTCCAATAGAGAAATTACATTATTGTAATACTATGCGTTGTTGCTATCGGTGTTTGCGTATGTATACCTTCCTACCATGTGATAAGCCGGTATCTTGGGCACAACTGTTTCCTGGACTTCCAATGAATTAATCAAAGAAATTTCAGTTACAAATACCTTTTGCAGCTTTGAAGAGCGCCTTGTGGCacaaagaaaagaaagagaaaTTACACAAACAGAAGTTGGATTTAAGAAGCCATTGAGCAAGGAGGAACAAGTTGAGAAAAAGAAACAGCGTCTTGCTGCAATTGGTAACTCTTCTGTTAGGTTAATTGTTTTCACACCTGTAACATactgatttatttattataatggAATGCAGAAGTTATTTTGGTTCTAAAATGTGTTATCTTTTTTAGTATTTTCTATGCATCTATTGGGACTTCATTTGTGTtcttttttttgtatttttaatagGCGAAGATTTGTTAGCCATTGCAGCAGATCAGCCCTTCCGATTTCCTGCCACATTCACTTTCGTTGTCAGAGCTTTTTCAGGTATTCAGCTCTTATTTCATATACTGTGCTGCCCTTCCCAGCTCATTAATTCTGATTTCTCAATCGCAAACCTTTCATCAGTGTTGGATGGTATTGGAAAGGGGCTCGATCCTCGATTTGACATCACTGAGATTGCTAAACCGTAAGTTTATCCTGGGATTTATGGGTCAGACATTAAAGAATATTGCATCTTTCTTTCGACTAAATGAGTTTCATGTACAATGCAGTTATGCTTTGGAATTGTTAAGATTTCGCGAAGTTGGCGTTGAAGTTATCCTAAAGGCAAAGTTCTCCAGGCCTTAGCTGACAAAAATATTTCGAATGTGGTTGATGGTAGTCAAAAAGGGAAGGCTTTTCTTCTGAAACTTTATCTTTCTTGTGTTCAGGACTTCAGGAAGAGATGGGACAGGCAATCCCGTgcattttcgaatttatttagGCAAGCTGATAGAGTAGAAAAGCTTGCTGACATTGTCCAGCAACTGGTTGGTGATTTGGTACTCAGAAAATATACAATATTCTCTAGTAGCATGctttaaatatttcattgatgtgtCTCTTCACAGGAGCAAGGCAATTTAAAACTTCGTGTTCGAACTTTGGAGTCTGAGCGGGCTTTTCAGCGTGTTGCAGCTGTTCAAAACATGGTTGGGAGTGTAAGTTCCCATGATTCAAATCGTAGTGCCAAACTATACAACAAATATTATGCAAGCAATTTTATCAGACAAGAATATAATTTCCTTTCAACTCTATTCcctatttaaaaagaaaagtgCACAAGTTTCGGTTCTAATTTACAGGCAGTTGCTGCCGGAAGCTTGATCAACCTTGCAACGATTTTATACCTTAATTCCATAAGGGTTAGCCTTCCAGTTTATTTCAAGTGACtatcaactggatcagttgttGTCCAACTCTCGTTACAATCCTTATTTTCTTCTGCAGATGCCTGCAACTATTGCATATATCTTCTGTGCGTTTTTCTGCCTCAAAGTTCTAATTGGCATAGTGGGAGTTAAGAAATTAGATCAAATAGAGAGGCTGATCACTGGAACTGCTTAAATATATGTATGATGCACTACTCTTCTTAAATTTTCTATGTTTCTGTCGACTTTATTATGCCATGATACAAACTCCGGTCTTGCTACAGAATCAGAACCATAAGTTATAAATGCAAGGCGAGTCGTTAACCTTGGAAATGCTTCTGTCTTCTGCATTGTGAAATTTGGAGGGATTGTCTGAATCCATGGCTTGGAACTGCATGCTTTTAAGAACCATGCTAGATCCCTATCTTAGGCCCAAACCGCAGTTTGCTCTCACATTTTGACATCTAAATGTGTTATTTTTTGCCAAATCGTTGTGTTCTGGCTGGAGTTCACCATTTAAGTTCATCAAGCAGGCCACCCGTCTATGTGCATTCATGATTTGTTGTAAAGATCGGTGTGTGCATCTTGTATACAGTtacttttatgaaaattttccagaaaaATAAGTGAATACACTTTGTTATGAACTTTTTGTATAAATAAGTAATTCCTTATTGTATAAATACTTTAATGAATATAAAGCAAAATGGATTTCATGTCCATGTAGACCCCGCTAGCTAGGGGTTATGAGCAATGAGCAGATCCAAGTATGGAAATTGAGATTTTTCTAATACAAAAAGAGTCTATGGTGTCTTCCTGCTTTTGCCATTTATTGGCGATACACAGGAGCATAATACGGAATCGTTTGACTGTCCTAAGACTAGCTTTGAAATTTCCAACATGACAAGGTTTGCACACACTGTAATTACTGCTCGTCAAACGATCCAAACCTTCTtgatttttcatcttttttagGTTCCTCGATAGTCAATAATTGTTTTTTCCGTTGGTTATAGTGTTATAGAAAATAggttcatttattttttaacgTTTACTTGATTTCTTGAAAGACCTTTGATAGTTCGCTATTTCCTTTAGACGTAGCATGCATGTataataaattgatttttcacGCCATTTTTCTTTGTTTTACAAGTTTCATCAAGCCATGCATGCATGCGTGCGTGCGTGAAGTATCACTAGATAACAAACAATTTTTTTGTGTAATAACTCACAAGAAATCTATTGAAAAATTAATGTCTTCTTGCTCCAATTCGGAAATTGTAATAACAAGTCAATCGATGTAAACAAATTAAACGTTGACAGGAAACGAGATGCACCATACCATATGTGTACTTAAAAAATTGCCCTATTCCGTAAAAATCTAATTATGGCCAAGCaatgtctcacaagagatctaccgaAAAAATTATGTCTTCTTGCACCGATTCGGAAATGGTAATAACAAGTCATTTGATGCAAAAAAAAATCGAACTTTGATAGAAAACGAGATACACCACACCACATGCttacttaaaaaaaattgcCCTATTTCATAAAAGTCTAAATATGGCCAAGCAATTCATCACATGGTGGTACAAACCCGAATAGTACCAAGCTATACACCTACGTTTTAATGCAATCCCAAGTCTTATTACACTATTTAATTCACACACGCGGTCGGGTTTCTGGGTACATGTATTATAGAATATAGATACacaaattaacaaaaaaaatcacgAGCTCGTCAACGCAGAGTGTCAGACAACTGGGCAGGCAACTCAAGGAGTCCGCAGTTGGGCAAGTTGAGGGACAAATAGATTCTTGCTTGCTTTATGCATCACCCTTTCACACTAATTACCTTATATCATGGTTTGATTTTCAGACACTACAATTGATTAAATAAATTCCCATCTCCTAACACCGTACAACTCCAGCAAAATTCTGATGCGCTCCGGCGactctttttattttaaattgaatatCAAACTTACCAAGTATAAGTCTATTCTTTAGAAATTTAATTTCCAAACTTTGTTACGAAAATATCAAAAGATAATTTAATGGTGACATCAAATATTTCTCTTTATGTAGCCCCGATTTAGGAAACCCGATATGGGTGATTTCAACAAAATCCCACATAAGAACAAAATTATTCGTGGATGAAAAATAGTGATTGTCTGAGAAAGCTCTAATAACAAAACGTTGCGTCAGGACTATGATAACATTTCGTTTAGCTctcatacatacatacatacatatatacatacatacatatatatatatattcgtttTTCTCGTAAATAAGCGAAAAGTTTGATCTTTGTCGACATGTGCATCTTTTCGTGACTGATTAAAAATATATAGGTAATGTTGTCCAATTCGCGAATGAAAGTAATGAAAGATGCTCTTTTGAAATGAGGAGAACGTGAAAAGGACCATATTGACATACCATAATGTAATAGTAAGTAAATAACACTGAGCAATCTCCGTGTGTCAGAGAAAGTGTTGGTAAGAAAAGACAAACTCATGATCATTGACCAAACAATCACCTAGTCTATCAACTCGAACACATACCATTGTTTTGTATTTAAGTCACATGctctatttaaataaataatattgttcataaaatgaaTGAAGTGAAATAGAATACTGTGATGTAGAGCTGgctaaaaaaataagaagaaaataaataGAAAGAAGATGTTGGTGGGATCCTCAACTCATCCTTCTTCCTCCCAGTCAGTCAGGCAGGACAATTCCTTTACAACTCATTTCCCACATATAAGAACCCTAATTTCTCCTCATCTACCTGTCTCTCACACATTTGTTCATCTTCCCCAATTACAGAAACCCTAATTTCCCCCAAAACCTGAAATGTCTAATTCCTAAAACCTCTACTTTACTTTCCCTCTCTCACTAGATGACTACCCCTCCCATTCTCACTCTATTCCTCACCTTCCACCTCCTCCTCCCCCTCGCCTACGCTGCTGAGGAAGAAGTTCGATCGCTTCTAGAATTCAGAAAAGGCATTAAATCTGATCCCTCCAATCTCGTCTTCTCCACTTGGACGCCTCCCTCCAATTACTCTGCCTGCCCTGATGCTTTCCATGGGGTTGCCTGCGATCCCTTCGCCCACTCCATCGTAGCCATTTCCCTAGACCACCTCGGCTTATCTGGAGACCTCAAATTCAATACTCTCATTCCGTTGAAGCTCCTGCAAAACCTCACTCTCTCTGGGAACTTTCTTTCCGGCCGCCTAGTTCCTACTCTAGGCCAGATGTCTTCGCTCCAAGTCATGGATCTATCAGGAAATCAGTTCTATGGCCCCATACCGGCTCGGCTTAATGATCTCTGGGCTCTGCACTATGTTAATTTCTCGAATAATAACTTTTATGGGGGGTTTCCCGCTGGAATTAGGAATTTACAGCAGTTGAAAGTGTTGGATTTGCATTCGAATAACCTTCAGGGGAGTGTGGCGGAATTGATTCCTGAACTCAGGAATGTGGAATACTTGGATTTGAGCAGGAATGCGTTTTCTGGATCCTTGGAATTGAGTGTCGACAATGTATCCAGCTTAGCTAACACTGTGAAGTATGTAAATTTAAGTGGAAATGGTTTAACGGGCGGCTTTTGGAGGAGCGATGCGATGATGTTGTTTCGGAACCTGAGAGTTTTGGATCTGGGTGACAATGGGATCGGTGGCCAGTTACCGGACTTCAGGCAATTACCTAATCTTCAGGTACTGCGGCTGGCAAATAATGGGCTTTATGGGTCGGTGCCAGAGGATCTCCTGCAGGCGGTTGTACCGTTGGTTGAGTTGGATCTCAGTCTTAACGGATTTTCGGGTAAGATTTGTCTTTTTAACTATCATTTTTACCCTTTATTTTTAACGGGTTTTCTCATTTCGCATTGATTTTAGTTACTTTAATGTCGAAAGAACCTGTACACGATTTATTtgtgtttttgttttgttttgtttgtttttgcAGAATTCATCACTGCcttttattttgataattatGGTTGTAGTCAGGAAGTTTAACTTTTATGGATCTTTTAGCTACATATGGAACGTGATATTTGCTTATTTGTTGGGGTCTTCAAAATATCATTGGTTTATTTTACTTGTTTCTTTAATGATTATTCAGTATTACTTCTTTATGTCAAACTTTCATCCAAATACTGTCTCAAGGTCCTACCAACTTTTTTCACTGCATGCTACATCAATATCAGTTTGAAAATATTTCAACTTCGATAGCTCTTCAAATATACAACTCTTTTTGTCCAAATTCTTGAGTTGGAACGCGTTGAGAGCTAGCCGAAGCTCACATCTTTTTCTCTaatctattattttatttttactttacTTCCATCATCTTTGTTCTATAATATTGTGGTCTTGAGTTTATGAAACATCTCTAAAAACAATTATTAAGGACTATTATCACAGAACATGATCTCTATCGTTGAGAAATTTGAGTACTCTATAAAATTAACCGCTGATTTTCTTTTCCGTTCAAAGGAATGTGATACCAGACTACCGGTAGATATGTGGTTGTTTATGGTCATTTGGATGCATGTGGAAGACAGAGTATAGAATTTTATTTGTGTCCTGAGAAGAATACTCAGTGTTATTGCTAATTGCATCGATTATACGCAATTCATGTAGTTATGTTATAATTCCGTCTCATATCTTTTGCAAAAATATGCAATCCTTCCCTTCATAAATGGCTTGGTGTGTCTTTGATAGCTGTATATATTTCTCTTTCAAGTGTTTTCCTATCCATCACAAGTAGTTAGTTAAGGTTCTTTCATCTGAAGAAATTATGACAAGTTTCATCTGTGTTTTTAGGTTCCATTCCGAAAATCAATTCGACAACTTTGGATATCCTGAATCTttcatcaaattcaatctcGGGCCTGTTGCCACCATCATTAGGGAATTGCAGAATTGTTGATCTGAGCAGAAACCTTCTATCTGATGACATAACTGTTCTGAAAACTTGGAATGCCAATTTGGAAGTTTTAGATTTGAGCTTCAATAACTTGACTGGAAGCATTCCCAACGCGACACAATTCCAAAGTTTGACAGTTCTTAGTATTAGAAACAATTCTCTATACGGTATTTTGCCTTTATTGTTGGGTTCATATCCGAAGATCACCACAGTTGATCTCAGCTCTAACAGACTTGATGGTTCTATCCCACCGAGCTTCTTTACTTCTACAACCATGAAAAATTTGAACTTATCCTGCAATCAATTGACTGGACCAATTCCTCTTGAAGGTGCTCATACGAACGAATTGTTGGTTCTGCCATCTGTTCCACCCTATGGAGTTTCTCGATCTTTCAAATAATTTGTTGATGGGTGAGTTGCCTTCCGATATAGGTAACTGGGGGAGGCTTAACTTACTGAATCTTTcatataataatctatctgGACTGTTACCAAATGAATTGAGCAAACTTAGTGGCTTGGAGGTCCTTAATTTATCCCACAACAACTTTAACGGTCATATACCTGATAGACTACCATCCAGCATGAAGTTGTTTGACGTGGCTTACAACAATTTATCAGGAAACATTCCCGACAACTTGGAAAATAAGTTTCCCATTTCATCATTTTATCCTGGGAATGGGCTTCTTGTATCTCGCAAAGGCTTCCCCAATGGCAATCATGGCCCTGATGGAATTCAAGATAAAGGAAAGCATCACAGCTCGAAATCGAGTATCAGAGTTGCCATTATTGTTGCTTCTGTTGGAGCTGCTGTTATGATTGCGTTTGTTCTTTTAGCTTATCACCGGGCACGTTTTCAAGAATTCCGCGCTCGAAGTGGATTTTGTGGCCAGACTGGTGGTAGAGACGTAAAAACCGGAAGATTTAGCCGGCCTTCACTTTTCAGTTTCCATAGCAGCATGGAGCCTCCTCCAACTTCATTAAGCTTTTCTAATGATCATTTGTTGACTTCGAACTCAAGATCACTGCCTGGGCAAATGGAATCTGGTTCTGAGATACCTGAGGGAGTGGCAGCTGGTGCAGTGTCCATAAATCCAAGTCTAGAAGCTAACCATCCAACATCATCTGGGAGGAAATCTCCACCAGGGTCTCCAATAGCATCCTCACTCCATGTGGTTGACACAATAGAACCTGTTTCGCTGGATGTTTATTCTCCTGATAGGTTAGCTGGAGAACTGTTCTTCTTGGATGCCTCACTAAAATTTACAGCGGAAGAATTATCTCGAGCTCCAGCGGAAGTACTTGGCAGAAGCAGTCATGGCACAATGTATAAAGCTACGTTAGATAATGGACATATGCTAACTGTGAAGTGGTTGAGGGTTGGCCTGGTCAAACACAAGAAAGAGTTTTCAAAGGAAGTAAAAAAGCTAGGATCATTGAGCCATCCGAATATCGTTCCTCTTCGTGCTTATTATTGGGGGCCTAGAGAACAAGAAAGGCTTATTTTAGCTGATTATGTTCTGGGGGACAGCTTGGCTTTGCATCTTTATGGTAAGGGCCCTCAACATTGCTTATTTGGTTCTTGGTACTATCCTTCCATAAAATGAGCGAATGAACTCTAGCTTTGGTGTTCTTGGTATTTGAATTCGACTGCCTATTTGGTTCATGGTACTT encodes:
- the LOC142546487 gene encoding LOW QUALITY PROTEIN: putative inactive receptor kinase At5g10020 (The sequence of the model RefSeq protein was modified relative to this genomic sequence to represent the inferred CDS: deleted 1 base in 1 codon) → MTTPPILTLFLTFHLLLPLAYAAEEEVRSLLEFRKGIKSDPSNLVFSTWTPPSNYSACPDAFHGVACDPFAHSIVAISLDHLGLSGDLKFNTLIPLKLLQNLTLSGNFLSGRLVPTLGQMSSLQVMDLSGNQFYGPIPARLNDLWALHYVNFSNNNFYGGFPAGIRNLQQLKVLDLHSNNLQGSVAELIPELRNVEYLDLSRNAFSGSLELSVDNVSSLANTVKYVNLSGNGLTGGFWRSDAMMLFRNLRVLDLGDNGIGGQLPDFRQLPNLQVLRLANNGLYGSVPEDLLQAVVPLVELDLSLNGFSGSIPKINSTTLDILNLSSNSISGLLPPSLGNCRIVDLSRNLLSDDITVLKTWNANLEVLDLSFNNLTGSIPNATQFQSLTVLSIRNNSLYGILPLLLGSYPKITTVDLSSNRLDGSIPPSFFTSTTMKNLNLSCNQLTGPIPLEGAHTNELLVLPSVPPMEFLDLSNNLLMGELPSDIGNWGRLNLLNLSYNNLSGLLPNELSKLSGLEVLNLSHNNFNGHIPDRLPSSMKLFDVAYNNLSGNIPDNLENKFPISSFYPGNGLLVSRKGFPNGNHGPDGIQDKGKHHSSKSSIRVAIIVASVGAAVMIAFVLLAYHRARFQEFRARSGFCGQTGGRDVKTGRFSRPSLFSFHSSMEPPPTSLSFSNDHLLTSNSRSLPGQMESGSEIPEGVAAGAVSINPSLEANHPTSSGRKSPPGSPIASSLHVVDTIEPVSLDVYSPDRLAGELFFLDASLKFTAEELSRAPAEVLGRSSHGTMYKATLDNGHMLTVKWLRVGLVKHKKEFSKEVKKLGSLSHPNIVPLRAYYWGPREQERLILADYVLGDSLALHLYETTPRRYPPLSFSQRLKVAVDVARSLMFLHDRGQPHGNLKPTNILIAGHEYIVRLTDYGLHRLMTPAGIAEQILNLGALGYRAPELASTAKPIPSCKADIYAFGVIMMEMLTRRSAGDIISGQSGAVDLTDWVRLYNQEGRGMECMDRDIAGGEQSKAIDDMLDVSLRCILPVNERPNIRQVIQELSSISV
- the LOC142546486 gene encoding LOW QUALITY PROTEIN: protein ACTIVITY OF BC1 COMPLEX KINASE 8, chloroplastic (The sequence of the model RefSeq protein was modified relative to this genomic sequence to represent the inferred CDS: deleted 1 base in 1 codon), with translation MATFSASLCAPSLPELFFLSPNYPSKRLKLSLFGPTYLEPRTKFRNIGTRIKSAPREESAVLDEKDRELFTKLNGSVNGNGMGTVNGDYSFGNGSVENYSNDSVKPVSENGSLDKYVNKNGNGRAAVRSEEEKIEVVKPEVVITRKKTIEEIGQEEAWFKQRLQDQVEVSVAPGGRWSRFKTYSTIQRTLEIWGFVLTFLFRVWLNNQKFSYKGGMTEEKRVQKRKVLAKWLKENILKLGPTFIKIGQQFSTRVDILAQEYVDQLSELQDQVPPFSSETAVSIVEEELGAPVDNLFQRFDREPIAAASLGQVHRAKLKGREVVIKVQRPGLKDLFDIDLKNLRVIAEYLQKIDPKSDGAKRDWVAIYDECASVLYQEIDYTKEAANAEKFANNFKDMDYVKVPTIDWEYTTPQILTMEYVPGIKINRIQALDQLGVDRKRLGRYAVESYLEQILSHGFFHADPHPGNIAVDDVNGGRLIFYDFGMMGSISPNIREGLLEVFYGVYEKDAEKVIQAMVQMGVLVPTGDKTAVRRTAQFFLNSFEERLVAQRKEREITQTEVGFKKPLSKEEQVEKKKQRLAAIGEDLLAIAADQPFRFPATFTFVVRAFSVLDGIGKGLDPRFDITEIAKPYALELLRFREVGVEVILKDFRKRWDRQSRAFSNLFRQADRVEKLADIVQQLEQGNLKLRVRTLESERAFQRVAAVQNMVGSAVAAGSLINLATILYLNSIRMPATIAYIFCAFFCLKVLIGIVGVKKLDQIERLITGTA